CCTGGTGGGCCCCGAGGGCTTCAAACCCTTTTGCCGGGCGGCTGACCCCGTCCGGGGTGGGTTCGATTCCCACACATTCCCGCCACATCGAACGAGACCGGGAGGTTGCTCGGTGAAGGCGATCGCGCTTCTCTCCGGAGGACTCGACAGCATACTGGCGGCCAGGCTCCTCCTGGAACAGGACATCGAGGTCGTGGGTCTGAGCTTCGAGAGTCCGTTCTTCAAGGCCGACGGCGCCCGGGCCGCCGCCGACGACCTCGGGATCCCGCTCGTGGTCGTCGACATCTCGAACGACGTTCTGTCCACGGTGCGTGAACCGAAGCACGGCTACGGAAAACACGTGAACCCCTGCATCGACTGCCATGCACTGATGGTGTCGAAGGCGGCGGACGTGATGCGGGACCAGGGGGCATCGTTCGTCGTCACGGGCGAGGTCGTCGGACAGCGGCCCAAGTCGCAGATGCGGTTCGGCCTCGACGCGGTTGCGCGGGAGTCCGGACTGGAGGGCTATCTTCTGCGCCCGCTCTCGGCCCGACTGCTGGAGCCGACGATCCCCGAGCAGGAGGGGTGGGTCGACCGCGAGAGGCTCCTGGGGCTCCACGGGCGCACGAGGAAGCCGCAGATGGAGCTTGCCGAGCGGTTCGGCATCACGAGATACGAGTCGCCGGCCGGGGGCTGTCTGCTGACCGACGAGAACTACGCGCGTCTCGTTCGCGACCTCATGGAGCACGAGGGACTGTCGGTCGAGGCCGTGCGGCTTCTTGCGGTCGGGCGGCAGTTCCGTCTGCCGGGCGGGTCGAAGCTGATCGTCGGCCGCAATCACGCCGAGAACGAGTCGCTCTTCGAGATGAAACCTCCGGGCGAGCTGTTTGTCAAAGCGTACGAGAGAAAGGGACCGGTCGCCATCCTCAGCGGCTCGGCGCAGGAGGATGACCGCGACATGGCGTCCCGCATCGTCGCCCGATACGCGGACACCGAGCCCGATGAGGAGGTCGTCGTCGAGCTCTGGGCCGACGAGGGCGACCGTCTCCAGCGGACGGTCACCCCGATGCGCTCGCGCGACGTCCGGGGGTTCGCGGTTTGAACGGCGTGCGCGTCCCGGTCCTCCTGCTTGCCGCCGCGGCCGTCGTGCTCGCCGCGGCCCCGGTCACGGCCGCCGACGATGTCGCCATGCCGGAGCCGGGGCGGCTCAAGGGAACGCCGATCCTGCTCGCCTCCGCCTCGTACCCCGGTCTCGGCCAGCTGCTGAACGGCAAGGAGATGAAGGCCGCGGTCATCGGGGCCGCCGAGGCGCTCCTGATCGCCGGGCTCGTCGTGGAGGACAGGCGGACCCGCAATGCGTACCGCCGGTACCAGGAGACGCGGGACGCGGAGTGGTTCGACGAGTACTCCGAGCACTACGACCGGAGGCAGACGCTCATCTGGTGGGCGGTCGGAGCGGCGCTCTACGCGATCACCGACGCGTATGTCGACGCGCATCTCGCCGGATTCGGAGAGTCGCTGTCGCCGGGGCTGGAACGTCCGCTGGCGGTCGAGGGAGAGGTCGTCGCCGACCGTGTGGCGGTCGGGCTCTCCATCAGGTTCTAGAGCATACGGACCGCCGTCCGCGCGCCGGACGGCGTGACCTGAGAGGAATGCACCATGGCAGCGAGGTCGAAGAGCGCAGGCAGGAGGCAGGCACGGAAGGGCTATTTCAGGGACTTCGTCGAGACGGTCGTCACGGCCGTTCTTCTGGCGCTCGTGCTTCGCGCCTTCGTCGTGCAGACGTTCCGCATACCGTCAGGGTCCATGGAGGACACGCTTCTGGTCGGTGACTTTCTGATCGTCAATAAGTTCATCTATGGTATCAAGATACCGTTCACCGACACACGGCTTCCGGGCATCCGCGAGCCGGAGCGTGGGGACATCATCGTGTTCGAGTACCCGGATCCCGACCCCCGCTCGCGCAAGGAGAACTACGTCAAGCGGTGCATCGGTCTTCCCGGAGACGTCATCGAACTCAAGAACAACGTCCTCTACATCAACGGCGAGCGCGTCGAGGAGGACTACGTCAAGCTCAAGCCGCCGACGCCGCGTTGGGCGGACTACGGTCCGATCAAGGTCCCCGAGGACTCGTATTTCATGCTGGGGGACAACAGAAACTGGAGTGCAGACAGCAGGGACTGGGGCTATATGGACGAGAGCCTCATCCAGGGGAAGGCCGTTCTCATCTACTGGTCGTGGGACGCCTCCCGCGCCAGGCCGCGTTTCGACCGCATCTTCGATCTCATCAGGTGATCCCTACAGGCGCAGTCCTCCGTCGTATCCGCACGGCTGTTTCGCCTTGACACCTCCCACGCACGCCACTATCTTTGGGCGTGTTAGCACTCCACTCTCTAGAGTGCTAACACGTGCGGACAAGGAGGTGGTGGCGGTGGCCGACAGCCCGTTGAGCGAACGAGAGGGCGACGTCCTCAAGGCCGTCGTTGAGACATACGTCAGGACCACGCATCCTGTGAGCTCAGGCGCCATCGTGCGCCGGAGGGGCATCGACGTCAGTTCGGCCACGGTGCGGAACGTGCTGAGGACGCTCGAGGAGCGGGGTTTCATCGCGAAGCCGCACACGTCGGCCGGCCGCGTGCCGACCGACAGCGGGTACCGACACTACGTCGACAGGCTGATGGAGCCAGCCGACGTGTCTGCCGGCGAGATGCGGCGCATCACGCACGCCCTCATCCGCGCGCCCGACGCCGAGCACGATTCGCTCATCGCCCGCGCCTCCCGCGTCGCCAGCCAGCTGACGCACGAGCTGGCGGTGGCCGTCGCGCCGGCCGAGAGCCGCGAGATCGTCGAGCGGGTGGAGTTCGCTCCGCTCGCGAGCGGCGGGGTGCTGGCCGTTGTGGCCACCCGTTCGGGCCGCTTCAGGACCGTCGCCGTCGAGGCCGGGGGAGCCGTCACGACCGAGGATCTGCTCGATCAGGGGCCGCGGCTCTCATCGTGGCTCGCCGGGCTTGATGTCGGCGACGTCGTGTCGGAGCTCAGACGGCGCCTGCCCGAGGCCGACGAGCGGCTCAGGCCGGTGGTCGAGCGGCTTCTCGAGCACTGCGGAGCGCTGTCAGTCGGCGCGGAGCGGGTACACTACGACGGGGCGCGGTACATTCTGAGTCACCCGGAGTTCTCCGGGGATCCGTCTGTTCTGGGCGAGCTCCTCGACAGCGAGGAGACGCTGGCCGACGTGCTCTGCGGTCTCGGCGATCCCGGGCGCGTTGTTGTGAGGATCGGACGCGAGAACAGACGCCGCGGCATGCGCCGGCTGTCTCTGGTCGTCGCACCCTACGCGATCGGAAGGCGGGTCGGTCGAATGGGCGTCATCGGCCCGACCCGGATGCGATACGACAAGCTCATCGGCCTGGTCGGCTATTTCGCCCGGGCCATCGAGAGGACGTTCTCCGGCAGG
This DNA window, taken from Candidatus Effluviviaceae Genus V sp., encodes the following:
- the hrcA gene encoding heat-inducible transcription repressor HrcA; translated protein: MQTAGTGAIWTRASSRGRPFSSTGRGTPPAPGRVSTASSISSGDPYRRSPPSYPHGCFALTPPTHATIFGRVSTPLSRVLTRADKEVVAVADSPLSEREGDVLKAVVETYVRTTHPVSSGAIVRRRGIDVSSATVRNVLRTLEERGFIAKPHTSAGRVPTDSGYRHYVDRLMEPADVSAGEMRRITHALIRAPDAEHDSLIARASRVASQLTHELAVAVAPAESREIVERVEFAPLASGGVLAVVATRSGRFRTVAVEAGGAVTTEDLLDQGPRLSSWLAGLDVGDVVSELRRRLPEADERLRPVVERLLEHCGALSVGAERVHYDGARYILSHPEFSGDPSVLGELLDSEETLADVLCGLGDPGRVVVRIGRENRRRGMRRLSLVVAPYAIGRRVGRMGVIGPTRMRYDKLIGLVGYFARAIERTFSGRPEGVPEEKEEETR
- the lepB gene encoding signal peptidase I, with amino-acid sequence MAARSKSAGRRQARKGYFRDFVETVVTAVLLALVLRAFVVQTFRIPSGSMEDTLLVGDFLIVNKFIYGIKIPFTDTRLPGIREPERGDIIVFEYPDPDPRSRKENYVKRCIGLPGDVIELKNNVLYINGERVEEDYVKLKPPTPRWADYGPIKVPEDSYFMLGDNRNWSADSRDWGYMDESLIQGKAVLIYWSWDASRARPRFDRIFDLIR
- a CDS encoding tRNA 4-thiouridine(8) synthase ThiI, with translation MVGPEGFKPFCRAADPVRGGFDSHTFPPHRTRPGGCSVKAIALLSGGLDSILAARLLLEQDIEVVGLSFESPFFKADGARAAADDLGIPLVVVDISNDVLSTVREPKHGYGKHVNPCIDCHALMVSKAADVMRDQGASFVVTGEVVGQRPKSQMRFGLDAVARESGLEGYLLRPLSARLLEPTIPEQEGWVDRERLLGLHGRTRKPQMELAERFGITRYESPAGGCLLTDENYARLVRDLMEHEGLSVEAVRLLAVGRQFRLPGGSKLIVGRNHAENESLFEMKPPGELFVKAYERKGPVAILSGSAQEDDRDMASRIVARYADTEPDEEVVVELWADEGDRLQRTVTPMRSRDVRGFAV